A stretch of Usitatibacter palustris DNA encodes these proteins:
- a CDS encoding putative bifunctional diguanylate cyclase/phosphodiesterase has protein sequence MTPYESPAAPIAPAPAPEARLFAEQVRLLFRFSLVEYLATLLVIFILGAILWEDLARPALFAWFVGISIVTVVRYALYKTYINTTPPEDELPSWERWFLIGSTLTAILWAVIGTALFPDAARAAQRVSVALLVTLLLTGAVAYYAPHRFAYKLTAFVGLVPLSSSLVFSQDRPQMFLGGLILCLAIVLPMVHTKVYSALVESLTTRREREHLHGELVKESERLQEANDALADEMVERLKAQQAELLAAQKLRMHFERTPLGVIEWDRAFKVTAWNPAAEAIFGYQSADALGRSATFVVASSEAESIEAMWKELAESGEGAKTTLANVTRSGRTIHCEWYNTTLLDPGGRIMGYASLVQDITERLNTERTIHYMAHHDALTGLPNRRLMQDRLSQAIMSARRKQRHVAVLFLDLDRFKVVNDTLGHDTGDFILKDVSQRLLTCVREVDTVSREGGDEFVVILPDLERPENARVVAEKILKELTRPVEIGGHEIHVTTSIGISHYPNDATDVNHLLKHADNAMYQAKDAGRNTVRFFTGDLNFLLSKRLEIEGRLRRAIDNEEFFLRYQPQVELATGRIIGMEALIRWNDPQRGEIFPKDFIFVAEELGIIVQLGEWVFRTACGQLKAWEDEGLPSITVSINISPRQFMSRRLVPTLLSIIRETGADPRRVELEITETMIMRNLEQSVQTLEHLRSVGMQVAVDDFGVGYSSLGQLKRLPATSMKIDRSFIANVPEDASSGSITEAIIAMAKRLKLRVIAEGVETRAQLEFLRANHCEAFQGYLFSRPVTSLEATAMLKAQAAAMAAETTKTAAAE, from the coding sequence CCGATCGCACCGGCACCCGCACCCGAAGCCAGACTCTTCGCAGAGCAGGTTCGGCTGTTGTTCCGGTTCTCGCTGGTCGAGTACCTCGCGACGCTCCTCGTCATCTTCATCCTTGGCGCCATCCTCTGGGAGGATCTCGCGCGCCCGGCCCTGTTCGCATGGTTCGTCGGCATTTCGATCGTCACCGTCGTGCGCTATGCGCTCTACAAGACCTACATCAACACGACGCCCCCCGAAGATGAGCTCCCCAGCTGGGAACGCTGGTTCCTCATCGGCAGCACGCTCACGGCGATCCTCTGGGCGGTCATCGGCACGGCGCTCTTTCCCGATGCGGCGCGCGCCGCGCAGCGCGTCTCGGTGGCACTCCTGGTCACGCTCCTGCTCACCGGCGCGGTGGCCTACTACGCGCCCCATCGTTTCGCCTACAAGCTCACGGCGTTCGTGGGCCTCGTGCCGCTGTCGTCGTCGCTCGTGTTTTCCCAGGACCGCCCGCAGATGTTCCTGGGCGGCCTCATCCTGTGCCTCGCGATCGTGCTGCCGATGGTGCACACCAAGGTGTACTCGGCGCTGGTCGAGTCGCTGACCACGCGCCGCGAGCGCGAGCACCTGCATGGAGAGCTCGTCAAGGAAAGCGAGCGGCTCCAGGAGGCCAACGACGCGCTCGCCGACGAGATGGTCGAGCGCCTGAAGGCGCAGCAGGCGGAACTGCTCGCCGCGCAGAAGCTCCGAATGCATTTCGAGCGAACACCGCTCGGGGTGATCGAGTGGGATCGCGCGTTCAAGGTGACGGCCTGGAACCCCGCGGCCGAGGCGATCTTCGGCTACCAGAGCGCTGATGCGCTGGGCCGGAGCGCGACGTTCGTGGTCGCGTCCTCCGAGGCCGAGTCGATCGAGGCGATGTGGAAGGAACTCGCCGAGTCGGGCGAGGGCGCGAAGACCACGCTCGCGAACGTGACCCGCAGCGGCCGGACGATCCATTGCGAGTGGTACAACACGACGCTCCTCGATCCGGGTGGCCGCATCATGGGCTACGCCTCGCTCGTGCAGGACATCACCGAGCGGCTGAACACCGAGCGCACGATCCACTACATGGCGCACCACGATGCGCTCACGGGGCTGCCCAACCGGCGCCTGATGCAGGACCGCCTGAGCCAGGCGATCATGAGCGCGCGCCGCAAGCAGCGCCACGTCGCGGTGCTGTTCCTCGACCTCGACCGCTTCAAGGTCGTGAACGACACCCTGGGGCACGACACGGGCGACTTCATCCTGAAGGACGTCTCGCAGCGCCTGCTCACGTGCGTGCGCGAAGTCGATACGGTCTCGCGCGAAGGCGGCGACGAGTTCGTCGTGATCCTCCCCGACCTCGAGCGGCCCGAGAACGCGCGCGTGGTCGCCGAGAAGATCCTCAAGGAGCTGACGAGGCCCGTGGAGATCGGCGGCCACGAGATCCACGTCACCACCTCGATCGGCATCAGTCACTACCCGAACGACGCGACCGACGTGAACCATTTGCTGAAGCACGCGGACAACGCGATGTACCAGGCCAAGGACGCGGGCCGCAACACCGTGCGCTTCTTCACCGGCGACCTCAATTTCCTGCTCTCCAAGCGCCTCGAGATCGAGGGGCGGCTTCGCCGCGCGATCGACAACGAGGAATTCTTCCTGCGCTACCAGCCGCAAGTCGAGCTCGCGACCGGCCGCATCATCGGGATGGAGGCGCTCATCCGCTGGAACGATCCGCAGCGCGGCGAGATCTTCCCCAAGGACTTCATCTTCGTCGCCGAGGAGCTGGGCATCATCGTGCAGCTGGGCGAATGGGTGTTCCGCACGGCGTGCGGCCAGCTGAAGGCCTGGGAGGACGAGGGCCTGCCGTCGATCACCGTCTCGATCAACATCTCGCCGCGGCAATTCATGTCGCGCCGTCTCGTGCCCACGCTGCTGTCGATCATCCGCGAGACCGGGGCCGACCCGCGCCGCGTCGAGCTCGAGATCACCGAGACCATGATCATGCGCAACCTCGAGCAGTCGGTGCAGACGCTCGAGCACCTGCGCTCGGTCGGCATGCAGGTCGCGGTGGACGACTTCGGCGTGGGCTACTCCTCGCTCGGCCAGTTGAAGCGCCTGCCCGCGACGAGCATGAAGATCGACCGCTCCTTCATCGCGAACGTGCCCGAGGATGCGTCGAGCGGCTCGATCACCGAAGCGATCATCGCGATGGCCAAGCGCCTGAAGCTGCGGGTGATCGCCGAGGGCGTGGAGACGCGCGCGCAGCTCGAGTTCCTGCGCGCCAACCACTGCGAAGCCTTCCAGGGTTATCTCTTCTCGCGGCCCGTGACATCGCTCGAAGCCACGGCGATGCTCAAGGCGCAGGCCGCCGCCATGGCCGCCGAAACGACGAAGACCGCTGCCGCCGAGTAG
- the tsaE gene encoding tRNA (adenosine(37)-N6)-threonylcarbamoyltransferase complex ATPase subunit type 1 TsaE has product MPTFPLSDETATLALGAALARGLRPGMVVFLQGELGAGKTTLVRGALRALGHEGRVKSPTYALVEVYAVSRLDLHHFDFYRFSDPREWIDAGFRESFNGQVVSLVEWPEKATGQLPPPDLEIALRVLDSGREATLKSHTPAGEQCLAAITQHFPSSAS; this is encoded by the coding sequence GTGCCCACCTTCCCGCTTTCCGACGAGACCGCGACGCTCGCACTGGGCGCGGCACTCGCACGCGGGCTGCGGCCGGGCATGGTCGTTTTCCTCCAGGGGGAGCTCGGGGCGGGCAAGACCACCCTGGTGCGGGGGGCCCTCCGGGCGCTGGGTCACGAGGGGCGGGTAAAAAGCCCGACCTATGCCCTGGTTGAAGTTTATGCCGTTTCGAGGTTAGACTTGCATCACTTTGATTTTTATAGGTTCAGCGACCCGAGAGAATGGATCGACGCGGGCTTTCGGGAAAGCTTCAACGGGCAGGTCGTAAGCCTGGTCGAGTGGCCCGAGAAGGCCACCGGGCAACTGCCGCCGCCGGATCTGGAGATCGCGCTGCGCGTGCTGGATTCGGGCCGCGAAGCGACGCTGAAATCGCACACCCCCGCGGGCGAGCAGTGCCTCGCGGCAATCACGCAACACTTCCCTTCCTCCGCTTCGTAG
- a CDS encoding N-acetylmuramoyl-L-alanine amidase, with product MPRGNHATLPFLRFVAALLFGAFSSLASAAETLIATRIWPAEEYTRVTLEAANPVKHQFFFVKDPERLVVDLEGIDLSDELRNLPSKVREDDPYIKTMRVARNRPNVVRIVFDLKTEVKPSVFPLAPAGEYKHRLVLDIYPEKPRDPLLALLAPKPDPIKEIANSPVTVVPVAPPSQPAPAAPAAPQPVPAPAQPAPDLPVVKLDPKLDPKKPAKTDRLVIVAIDAGHGGEDSGARGRGGTHEKDVTLAIAKRLKARIDQEPGMRAVLVRDGDYYVPLAQRVSKARRVNADLFVSVHADAWVKPDVKGSSVFVLSERGATSAAARYLAQKENESDLIGGVNLGVKDPVLARTLLDLSQTAQINDSLKLGKAVLGELGDVNALHKPAVEQAGFAVLKAPDIPSILVETAFISNPEEEKRLKDAGYQDRMAIAVLGGIKRYLAANPPLARAKLVLK from the coding sequence GTGCCTCGCGGCAATCACGCAACACTTCCCTTCCTCCGCTTCGTAGCCGCGCTGCTGTTCGGCGCGTTCTCTTCGCTCGCGTCTGCCGCGGAAACGCTGATCGCCACGCGCATCTGGCCCGCCGAGGAATACACGCGCGTGACACTCGAAGCCGCGAATCCGGTGAAGCATCAATTCTTCTTCGTGAAGGATCCGGAGCGCCTCGTGGTGGACCTCGAGGGCATCGACCTCAGCGACGAGCTGCGCAACCTCCCGTCGAAAGTGCGCGAGGACGATCCTTACATCAAGACGATGCGCGTCGCGCGCAATCGACCCAACGTCGTGCGCATCGTGTTCGATCTCAAGACCGAGGTGAAGCCTTCGGTCTTCCCGCTCGCCCCCGCGGGCGAGTACAAGCATCGCCTCGTGCTCGACATCTACCCGGAGAAGCCGCGCGATCCGCTGCTGGCCCTCCTCGCGCCCAAGCCCGATCCGATCAAGGAGATCGCGAATTCGCCGGTGACCGTGGTGCCCGTGGCGCCGCCCTCGCAGCCCGCGCCGGCCGCGCCGGCCGCGCCGCAGCCCGTACCCGCGCCCGCGCAGCCCGCACCCGACCTGCCGGTCGTGAAGCTCGACCCGAAGCTCGACCCGAAGAAGCCCGCGAAGACCGACCGCCTCGTGATCGTCGCGATCGATGCCGGTCACGGCGGCGAGGATTCGGGCGCACGCGGACGCGGCGGCACGCACGAGAAGGACGTCACGCTCGCGATCGCCAAGCGGCTCAAGGCGCGCATCGACCAGGAGCCCGGAATGCGCGCGGTGCTCGTGCGCGACGGCGACTACTACGTTCCCCTGGCGCAGCGCGTTTCCAAGGCGCGGCGCGTGAATGCCGATCTCTTCGTATCCGTGCACGCCGATGCGTGGGTGAAGCCCGACGTGAAGGGGTCTTCCGTGTTCGTGCTCTCGGAGCGCGGCGCCACGTCGGCCGCGGCGCGCTATCTCGCGCAGAAGGAAAACGAGTCGGACCTCATCGGCGGCGTGAACCTTGGCGTGAAGGACCCGGTGCTCGCGAGGACGCTGCTCGATCTCTCGCAGACCGCGCAGATCAACGATTCGCTCAAGCTCGGCAAGGCGGTGCTGGGCGAGCTCGGCGACGTGAACGCGCTGCACAAGCCCGCGGTGGAGCAGGCGGGCTTTGCCGTGCTCAAGGCGCCCGACATTCCCTCGATCCTCGTGGAGACCGCGTTCATCTCGAATCCCGAGGAGGAGAAGCGGCTCAAGGACGCCGGCTACCAGGACCGCATGGCGATCGCCGTGCTCGGCGGCATCAAGCGCTACCTCGCGGCCAATCCGCCGCTCGCACGCGCCAAGCTCGTCCTGAAATAA